A genomic region of Candidatus Dadabacteria bacterium contains the following coding sequences:
- a CDS encoding ABC transporter ATP-binding protein — translation MVKKTSIFSLILRYRYSFLTGLVSLTLVDMAQLSVPIVIQWIIDELTLESADFSLITKYSLYILGLGLLMAFFRLGWRYFIMGGARKIEYSLRNDFFEHLQKLNFDFFSGRKVGDLMAHTVNDIETLKFSCGLGLLIAYDGVFLFFFIFAAMIYISPEMAFYAFLPFPALAVFVYKFGNMIEKRFQRSQDSFSELTESARKPVSGIKVVKAFGLERAEGRDFERASEDYLEKNVRLVKIRAGFQPFIYFVPSLAMALFLFFGGAGAIGTEITLGEFSAILIYLMMLAWPMMAMGWAIDLLKRGNASINRLNDIFAVEQKDDTRAGEKDYELKGDIRFSGVSFSYGSAPALREVNLRIPCGTTLGITGLVGSGKTTLMKLLMKIHETEPGAITVDGIDIREISRKSLQETIVYVPQEITVFSGTVYDNITFINPSITREQVERAAKTAGIYEQIMEFQQGFDTVVGERGLSLSGGQRQRLAIARALVLNPEVLILDDVLSSLDPQTENTVITNVIEAMRGRTVVIISNRISSVGGLSRIAVMKNGEIIESGERRELVERRGVYYALERLQSV, via the coding sequence TTGGTCAAAAAAACAAGCATTTTCTCCCTTATTTTACGGTACAGATACTCGTTTCTAACCGGTCTTGTCTCTCTTACGCTGGTGGATATGGCGCAGCTATCGGTTCCCATAGTAATCCAGTGGATAATAGATGAGCTAACCTTGGAGAGCGCAGATTTTTCCCTCATAACCAAGTACTCCCTCTACATCCTCGGGCTCGGGCTACTAATGGCGTTTTTCCGCCTCGGCTGGCGGTACTTCATAATGGGCGGGGCGAGAAAAATAGAGTACTCGCTCAGAAACGATTTCTTCGAGCACCTCCAGAAGCTTAACTTCGATTTCTTCTCGGGAAGAAAGGTTGGCGACTTGATGGCGCACACGGTAAACGACATAGAGACTCTCAAGTTCTCCTGCGGCCTGGGCCTGCTCATAGCGTATGACGGAGTATTCCTGTTTTTCTTCATCTTCGCAGCGATGATCTACATTTCTCCCGAGATGGCCTTCTACGCGTTTTTGCCGTTCCCCGCACTCGCCGTCTTCGTATACAAGTTCGGAAACATGATAGAGAAGAGGTTCCAGCGCTCCCAGGATTCCTTCTCAGAGCTCACCGAAAGCGCAAGGAAGCCGGTCTCGGGAATCAAGGTAGTAAAAGCGTTCGGACTTGAGCGGGCCGAGGGGCGGGATTTTGAACGTGCAAGCGAAGACTACCTTGAAAAAAACGTACGCCTAGTGAAAATCCGCGCAGGCTTCCAGCCGTTTATATATTTCGTGCCCTCATTAGCGATGGCCCTGTTTCTTTTCTTCGGCGGAGCGGGCGCAATCGGTACCGAAATAACCCTCGGAGAGTTCTCCGCCATACTCATCTACCTAATGATGCTCGCCTGGCCGATGATGGCCATGGGATGGGCGATCGATCTTCTAAAAAGGGGGAACGCCTCGATAAACAGGCTGAACGACATTTTCGCGGTTGAACAAAAAGACGACACCCGGGCAGGGGAGAAGGACTACGAACTCAAGGGAGACATAAGGTTCTCCGGGGTTTCCTTTTCCTACGGCTCCGCTCCGGCTCTGCGCGAAGTCAACCTCCGCATACCCTGCGGGACGACTCTGGGAATAACGGGGCTCGTGGGCTCCGGGAAGACCACGTTGATGAAGCTGCTCATGAAAATCCACGAGACCGAACCGGGCGCAATAACGGTCGACGGGATCGACATAAGGGAAATATCAAGAAAAAGCCTTCAGGAGACCATCGTCTACGTGCCGCAGGAAATAACCGTGTTCAGCGGAACGGTCTATGACAACATAACCTTCATAAACCCAAGCATAACCCGCGAGCAGGTGGAGAGAGCCGCCAAGACGGCGGGGATATACGAACAGATAATGGAGTTTCAGCAGGGATTCGACACCGTGGTGGGAGAGCGGGGACTCAGCCTCTCGGGAGGACAGCGACAACGCCTGGCCATAGCAAGGGCCCTGGTGCTCAATCCCGAAGTCCTGATACTTGATGACGTGCTTTCGTCCCTTGATCCGCAGACAGAGAACACCGTGATAACAAACGTGATAGAGGCAATGCGCGGGCGCACGGTGGTGATAATCTCAAACAGAATATCCTCCGTAGGCGGGCTCTCGCGGATCGCGGTCATGAAAAACGGAGAGATAATCGAAAGCGGGGAGCGCAGGGAACTGGTGGAGCGACGCGGAGTTTACTACGCGCTTGAAAGACTGCAGTCTGTCTAA